The following proteins are encoded in a genomic region of Spirosoma sp. SC4-14:
- a CDS encoding AGE family epimerase/isomerase — MDLKQLRAELRQEHKDILSYWERFAPDPQNGGFYGRVNYQNQPDPNADKGIVLNSRILWTFSAALRHTQHEEYKAVADRAFDYIRDHFIDPKYGGAYWSVDAKGKPKYPLKHLYGQAFTLYGLSEYVHATGSAPALTLARDLFGLMVKHAYDPRKGGFVEALSQDWSPATDYIISKYDNQEIKTMNTHLHILESFTCLYRVWPEKIVADQMRGMLTIFQQHIVDPKTYRMNLFMDTDWTIRRTAISYGHDIEASWLLPEAADLLATQNAEDKPLQKKIQALAINMAKAATTGFDTDGGMNYELDPDGHLNRERSWWVMAEAMVGFMNAYQHTRDKSYLDKSVKSWEFIKKYLLDTTNGEWYSGVTADHKILGNDKISMWKCPYHNSRSCLEMLERIDHIR, encoded by the coding sequence ATGGATCTTAAGCAACTCCGCGCCGAACTACGACAGGAACATAAAGATATCCTTTCGTATTGGGAGCGATTCGCGCCCGACCCACAAAATGGAGGCTTCTATGGTCGGGTAAATTACCAGAATCAGCCTGATCCTAATGCCGATAAAGGCATTGTCTTGAATAGCCGCATTCTATGGACCTTCTCAGCGGCTTTGCGCCATACGCAACATGAAGAGTACAAAGCCGTTGCCGACAGGGCCTTTGACTATATTCGAGACCATTTTATTGACCCGAAATACGGGGGTGCCTATTGGTCTGTCGATGCCAAAGGAAAACCTAAATACCCCCTCAAGCACTTATATGGCCAGGCGTTTACCCTATATGGCTTAAGCGAATATGTTCATGCTACCGGCTCTGCTCCTGCTCTCACTTTAGCCAGAGACTTATTTGGTCTAATGGTAAAACACGCCTACGACCCCAGGAAAGGAGGTTTTGTAGAGGCTCTCTCTCAGGACTGGTCGCCCGCTACCGACTATATCATCAGCAAGTACGACAATCAGGAAATTAAGACGATGAACACGCATCTCCACATTTTGGAGTCGTTCACGTGTTTATACCGGGTTTGGCCCGAAAAAATAGTAGCCGATCAGATGCGAGGTATGTTGACCATATTTCAGCAACATATTGTTGATCCGAAAACCTATCGGATGAATCTATTCATGGATACTGACTGGACTATACGACGTACGGCCATTTCCTACGGACACGATATTGAAGCCTCCTGGCTATTACCCGAAGCCGCCGACCTGCTGGCAACCCAAAACGCTGAAGATAAACCCCTTCAAAAGAAAATTCAGGCGCTGGCCATCAATATGGCAAAGGCCGCTACCACTGGCTTCGACACCGACGGTGGCATGAACTACGAACTTGATCCCGATGGGCATCTGAACCGCGAACGCTCCTGGTGGGTTATGGCAGAAGCAATGGTTGGTTTTATGAATGCCTACCAGCATACGCGCGACAAATCGTATCTCGACAAATCAGTAAAAAGCTGGGAGTTCATAAAAAAATACCTCCTCGACACAACGAATGGCGAGTGGTACAGCGGTGTCACGGCCGATCATAAAATTCTCGGCAACGACAAAATAAGTATGTGGAAGTGCCCTTACCACAACAGTCGTTCCTGCCTGGAAATGCTCGAACGGATCGATCATATCCGCTAA